The window GATGGTACTTTGAAACTGTTacagattgatttttttttggttaattttttttttaaacggttaaaactatTTCACTAAAATTCCAAAAGTGAGAGGTCAAGAATTATAACTAGACCAACcctaattatgattaaaaaatgataatcaaACGACCTTAAAAATCTGATTAGTAACAATCACACATACgaaaaacaaagattacaaacaaagaagattataagttgtataaaatcataattatcccaatcaggatttttatttccataataACCTGATATTTCAACAAGTTATCTTACTTTTTTCTTTGTCCTTCCTCTTCCCTTTCTCTTGCAATGAAAGGTGATGAACTGAAAAAGTTTATGAATACTTcatattcttattttgattttttgttttatattagtccgttctgatttgataaaaagaattattcttTAGGATTTATGAGTTCTTCatcttgttgttctcaacttgaattttgagatcattgtctttattttctttagctCCAACTTTAGAATCCTCAgcaactttggattcctctatatcaacctTGGAATTCTCTTTTCCTCTTGATTAGCTAGAGTATATTCCTCTTTGTTTTCATCAGCaacacttcaacttgatttgattaaGAATACTCAAccatctcttcaacatgattaagTTGAAGTTCCACCTCCTTTTTCGTATTTCTTTCTTcttatacataattttctttatcttttatttccTGATCTTTAACCACGTTTTGCTCTTTGATAAAAGAcacatttatttcatttttctgcATCTTTATTTTATGGactttatgaattttttgatcTTCATCCCTAGCCAAATCACaatttgggcttgcatgttgaAAGGTATTACAGAAAGTGCATCTTTGTGGCCttcactcataagtgatttccatgacagtatattttccttttctgtctactacTGTCATACTCTTCGGTAGTGTGTTTCTAGtatgcacctcaatgctaattctagcaaatgatatgtgctctcctccttcagtaattgggtCTATGTATAATGGTGTACCCAATAAACCTACAAAATGACTAAGAACTTCTACATTTTACATGTGTGCATGAatattccaaagtttgaacTATATCTCAGCTGTTTCCTTAGGCTTACCTAATATGTTCAAATCTTCAtaccatctttccaacttcatacagttggatccaatatatgtttatcgatatattttattttcatcacGAGGCATAAGGCATGAACACTGCTCTATAtaattcttcttatttttcattgtttataaattaaaaaatataacactaatttatatactttcttcactactttatatattaaaataattttgaaaaagtttttttaaCGACTCTTTTTCCATTTTCGGAAGAGCACAAATGCATTAAATTGAGtaagttagattattttaaatatgtccAACCAATTTAATAAAGCACCCacttttattcttatttatttttgctagaagtaaaaattgagagtttactaaattttaaattataaaattgtaatagtAAAATGAACCGTTGAATAAAAGAGAAGTGAAATTCCATGAGGAAGGGGAtgttagttatttattattatttttatttatttttagtttaagaaACTTTTACCATtagattaagatgacttttatgttacaaattcgaatttattttagattaacttgaataaaatatataaaataaataaaagttgacataaaatctcactaaatatcatgaaatatattaagaatactcatattaattttaaatacgatgagattattttttaaactcttaaaaagttctgaataaaaatataataaccgatgtttttaaattttcttagaatatcccaaaatgtgaaaacatgtctcaaaatgatatataaagtgttgagatgactattaattattaatataactataacttaacataaaataataaaatataatgtatgatagtcaaataaagtttataataatttcGATTGTATTGTGatgacttttatattacaaaaccaaatttattttagattaacttgaatgaaatatataaaataaatgaaagttgacataaaatctcacgaaatttaatgaaatatattaagaatactcatagtaattttaaatacgataagattattttttaaactcttaaaacgttctgattataaatgtaataaccgatttttttagattttcttagaatatcccaaaatgagaaaacatgtctcaaaatgatatataatgtgttgaaaTGActtttagttattaatataactctaacctaacataaaataataaaatatagtatatgatAGTCGAATAAAGTTTGCAATATATTCGATTAtattaagatgacttttatgttacaaattcgaatttattttagattaacttgaataaaatatataaaataaataaaagttgacataaaatctcacgaaatatcatgaaatatataaagaatactcatagtaattttaaatacgatgagattattttttaaacttttaaaaagttcttattaaaaatataataaccgatttttttagatttttttagaatatcccaaaatgtgaaaacatgtctcaaaatgatatataatgtgttgatatgactattaattattaatataactctaacctaacataaaataataaaatatagtatatgatagtcgaataaaatttgtaataatttcgattagattgtgatggcttttatattacaaaaccaaatttattttagattaacttgaatgaaatatataaaataaatgaaagttgacataaaatctcacaaaatatcatgaaatatattaagaatactcatagtaatgtTAAAACGTTcggaatataaatataataaccgattttcttagaatatcccaaaatgagaaaacatgtctcaaaatgatatataatgtgttgagatgactattagttattaatataactctaatataacattaaaatatagtatatgatAGTCGAATAAAGTTGGTAATATATTCGATTcgattaagatgacttttatgttaaaattcgaatttattttagattaacttaaataaaatatataaaataaattaaagttgacataaaatctcacgaaatatcatgcgattaaacgcaagagcacaaagcacaaagtatgcgaaaatcacaaagattaaacacaagagcacaaagcatgcgaaaatcacaaagatcaaatgcaagagcacaaagcatgggaaaatcacaaagttcaaacgcaagagcacaaagcatgcgaaaatcacaaagatcaaatgcaagagcacaaagcatgcgaaaatcacaaagatcaaacgcaagagcacaaagcatgggaaaatcacaaagattgaaGGCAAAATCATAAAGCTTGCCATGCCCACAAAGGACGAACCTTAAAGAGAGCTTTCCCtaagtcaaagtttaaaatccgttgacatgaaataattttttcagtCGGTAACACTTAGTACCCATATCAGCAGGATTAAATTTTAAAGGAATTTTCTTTTACTTAACAATgcccttttcaacaatatcacgaatataataaaacctaacattaatgtgtttagttctatcatgaaaaatatgatttttacaGAGTTGAATAGAAGATTTACTATCAGAAAACACAACCACATTATtgtcaagaaaaccaatttcagacaaaacaGCCATAAGCCAAATTGCTTCCTTAAAAGTTTCAGTGACAACTATATACTCAGATTCTGTAGTAGATAAAGCAACAATGGGCTGAAGTTGAGACTTCCAACTTATGCAAGAGCCACACAAAGTAAACACACAGGAAGTAATAGACTTTCTATTATCCCTATCATTAGCATAATTGGAATCCACATAACCAACCAACTTAGTACCTACAAAACACTTAGAGAAAGTCAAGCCAACATCAATAGTGGttttagatatctcaaaagCCATTTCAAAACATTCCAATGAGGAATACGAGGGTTATACATAAAACTACTCAAGCAACTAACTGTATATGCAACATCAGGCATAATACTAATCATGAGATACATAACAGCCCCTATAGCATTGGAATAaggcacattcttcatttcagttatttcagtttcagtCTTAGGATACTGATTCTTATTTAACACAAAGTGGAAAGCAAGAGGCACATTCACAAATTTAGCATCAGACatagaaaatttactcaaaatttttgcaacatatgcactttgattcaacacaagagaaaattttgttatatttctAATGATATTCATGCCCAAAATCTTTTTACTTtcacccaagtctttcatgtcaaaattttcacaaatcAATTTTTGCACATGCATAACAGACTTCGGACATGGGCTAACAATAAaaatgtcatccacatacaataaaagaaatacacGCATAGAGTCTATATTCTTGAGGCAATGATTAGAAGACcttcttttaaacatcaaagattgcatACACTTATAGAACTTGATATTTCATTGCctaggagattgttttaaaccatacaaggcTCCAAATACCACAAAAGAGATTGATGTCTGTCtccaccaagagagtagtatatatttatattattaggtcaagtccagTAAGTGTGTTATTCGAGATTGGGCCACAATGTTGGACCAACTaatacccaacaatctccacctttggCCCAAAACACTGCAAAACAAAATCACAGAATCATAAGACACATCATCACCAATTTATTACCACCAAGGAAACAAAgagaatacccaaggtaaactcGTGTCACAAAAACCAAGGGCAGAGCACAAAgtatgcgaaaatcacaaagattaaACGCAAGaacacaaagcatgcgaaaatcaca is drawn from Impatiens glandulifera chromosome 3, dImpGla2.1, whole genome shotgun sequence and contains these coding sequences:
- the LOC124930407 gene encoding secreted RxLR effector protein 161-like produces the protein MSDAKFVNVPLAFHFVLNKNQYPKTETEITEMKNVPYSNAIGAVMYLMISIMPDVAYTVSCLSSFMYNPRTKLVGYVDSNYANDRDNRKSITSCVFTLCGSCISWKSQLQPIVALSTTESEYIVVTETFKEAIWLMAVLSEIGFLDNNVVVFSDSKSSIQLWKALFKVRPLWAWQAL